From one Motacilla alba alba isolate MOTALB_02 chromosome 8, Motacilla_alba_V1.0_pri, whole genome shotgun sequence genomic stretch:
- the LOC119704088 gene encoding riboflavin-binding protein gives MLRFAITLFAVITSSTCQKYGCLEGDTQKLKPGPEPNMQECTLYSKSSCCYADFTEQLAHSPVIKVGDSYWNRCGQLSKSCEEFTKKIECFYRCSPHAPYWIHPNDTAAIQAVPLCQSFCDDWYEACKDDSICVRNWLTDWEWDKSGENHCKEKCIPYHEMYANGTDMCQSMWGESFKVSESSCLCLQMNKKDSIAIKYLLSKSSEESSSSSSSSSEEHACQNKLLKFEKLKQKEGEQMR, from the exons ATGCTGAGGTTTGCTATCACCCTCTTTGCTGTCATAACATCATCCACCTGCCAAAAATATGGATGTCTGGAGGGGGACACCCAAAAACTGAAGCCAGGTCCTGAGCCAAATATGCAAGAGTGCACTCTCTACTCGAAAT CTTCCTGTTGCTATGCAGACTTCACAGAGCAATTGGCTCATTCCCCGGTAATTAAAGTAGGCGACAGCTACTGGAACAGATGTGGGCAGCTCAGTAAATC CTGTGAAGAGTTCACAAAGAAAATCGAGTGCTTTTACCGGTGCTCCCCGCATGCTCCTTACTGGATCCATCCCAATGACACTGCTGCTATCCAGGCTGTTCCATTGTGTCAAAGCTTTTGTGATGACTG GTATGAAGCCTGCAAAGATGATTCCATATGTGTTCGTAACTGGCTGACAGACTGGGAGTGGGATAAAAGTGGAGAAAACCACTGTAAGGAGAAATGTATTCCATACCATGAG ATGTATGCAAATGGGACTGACATGTGCCAGAGTATGTGGGGGGAGTCATTTAAGGTGAGCGaatcctcctgcctctgcttgCAAATGAACAAGAAGGACTCGATTGCAATCAAGTATCTCCTCTCCAAAAGCTCAGAGgaaagctccagcagcagcagcagcagcagtgaggagcaTGCCTGCCAAAATAAACTCCTGAAGTTTGAGAAACTAAAGCAAAAGGAAGGTGAACAGATGAGATAA